A segment of the Alkalispirillum mobile genome:
CGGATACGGATGAACTTCTTGAGGGCGTTCTGCTCCTCCATGCCCGCGGATCGGATCAGGAACACGAAGGGCCCGGAACTGCCGTCCATGATCGGCACCTCGGGGGCGCTGACCTCGACGACCGCGTTGTCGATGCCCAGCCCCGCCATGGCGGACAGCAGGTGCTCGACGGTGTAGACCCGTACGTCGTCCTTGCACAGACAGGTGGAGAGACGGGTATCACCCACGTTCAGGGCGTGCCCGGGGATATCCACCACCGGATCCAGGTCCACCCGCCGGAAGACGATACCCGTGTTGGCCGGCGCCGGACGGAGCGTGAGGTACACCTTCTCGCCGGTGTGCAGGCCCACGCCGGTGGCGCGGATGCTGTTCTTTAATGTGCGCTGACGGATCATTTTACGGCCAACTCCAGGTTCTTGTTTCGGTCGCTGCCGGTTCCGGGCACAACACCGCCCCGGTGACGACAACGAGCGACGTCATTCTACTGTAATCCGCCGCACCTTGTATAGTGCAGCGCAACATAGCGGCTTCGGAGTCCCTGGTCAGGCCGGTTCCCCGGCGTCAGGCGGTCAATCCGCCTGACGCCGCAGGAAGGCCGGGATGTCCAGGTACTCCATGTCACCCTCGCTCTCAGCGCCGGGCCGGTCATTGGCCGCCTTCTTCCGGATCACGGTGGGGCGGTCCAGCTCCCCGTAGTCCACGTCGCCGCTGGCCTTGCGGACCGGCTTCAGGTCCGGTTTGCGCTGCTCCTGAAAAGCCCCCAGGCCGGTAGCCACTACTGTGACATGCAGTTCGTTCTCCAGTTCCGGATCGATGACCGTGCCCACAACCACGGTGGCGTCATCGGAGGCGAACTCACGGACGGCATTACCCACCTCGTTGAACTCGTTGATGCCCAGGTCCAGCCCGGCGGTGACGTTGACCAGGATGCCGTTGGCGCCGGCCAGGTTGACGTCCTCCAGCAGCGGGCAGGCGATGGCACGCTCGGAGGCTTCGCGGGCACGCCCCTCGCCGGAGGCGGAACCGGTGCCCATCACCGCCATGCCCATCTCGGACATCACGGTGCGCACGTCCGCAAAGTCGACGTTGATCAGGCCCGGGCGGGTGATCAGCTCGGCAATACCCTTCACCGCACCCAGCAGCACGTCGTTGGCCGCCTTGAAGGCGTCCAGCAGGGTCATGTTGTTGCCCAACACGCTGATCAGCTTCTCGTTGGGGATGGTGATCAGCGAGTCCACGTGTCCACCGAGCTCCTTGATGCCCTCCTCGGCCACACGCATGCGCTTGCCGCCCTCGAACGGGAAGGGCTTGGTGACCACCGCCACGGTGAGAATGCCCATCTCCCGGGCGATCTCCGCGACCACCGGGGCGCCCCCGGTGCCGGTGCCCCCGCCCATGCCGGCGGTAATGAAGACCATGTCGGCCCCCTCGAGCGCTTCCATGATGCGTTCGCGGTCCTCAATGGCCGCCTCACGCCCCACGCCCGGGTTGGCGCCGGCACCCAGCCCCTTGGTGATGTCCGAGCCGAGCTGCAGCGTGGTCCGCGCGGCCACGTTCTGCAGTGCCTGGGCGTCCGTGTTGGCGCAGATGAATTCCACGCCCTCGATGTCGGCCGCCACCATGTGCTGGACGGCGTTACCGCCGCCACCACCGACACCGACCACTTTGATCACCGCGTTCTGGTTGACGTTGTCCATCAGTTCAAACATGGCGCTATCCTCCTGAGACCGTTTTGGTCCGAAAACTGAAAATTGCAGAAACCCGTGTCTTGCCCGGACCGCTGCCGGCCCGGTTTCACCCTGAAATCAGAAATTGCCCTGGAACCAGCTCTTCATACGTGCCCACAGTGCGCGCATACCGCCCTCCTCACTCAGATCAGCGAGCACCGGCTTGCCCTCGTGGCGGGCGCCGTAGACCAGCAACCCCACGCCGGTGGAATAAATGGGGTTGCGCACCACGTCCGACAGCCCGGTAACCCGGGTGGGACTGGCCGCGCGAACGGGCAGATGGAAGACCTCCTCGGCCAGGTCCACCACGCCCTCCATCTTGGAACTGCCCCCGGTGAGCACCACGCCCGCAGGGATCAGGTCCTCGAAACCACTGCGCCGCAGTTCCGCCTGCACCAGCCCGAGCAACTCCTCGTAGCGGGGCTCCACCACCGCCGCCAGGGACTGCCGGGAGAGTCGCCGGGGCGGCCGGTCACCCACGGAGGGCACCTCGATGCTCTCCTCCGGGTTGGCCAGCTGCGACAGGGCGCAGGCGTACTTCACCTTGATCTCCTCGGCGTGCTGCGTCGGCGTCCGCAGGGCCACGGCGATGTCGTTGGTCACCTGGTGGCCGGCGATGGGGATTACCGCCGTGTGCCGGATGGCACCGCCGGTGAACACGGCGATGTCGGTGGTACCGCCGCCGATATCCACCAGGCAGACCCCCAGCTCGCGCTCATCCTCGGTAAGCACCGCCTGGGCCGAGGCCAGTTGCTGGAGCACCACGTCGTCCACGTCGAGGTTGCAGCGACGGACGCACTTGGTGATGTTTTCGGCGGCGGAGACCGCGCCGGTGACCATGTGCACCCGCGCCTCCAGCCGCACGCCCGACATGCCCAGCGGGTCGCGGATGCCCTCCTGGTTGTCGATGACGAACTCCTGCGGCAGCACGTGCAGGATGCGCTGGTCCGCCGGGATGGCCACCGCACGGGCGCCGTCCAACACCCGGTCCAGGTCGCTCTGGGTCACCTCCCGGTCCTTGATGGCCACCATGCCGTGGGAGTTCATGCTCTTGATGTGGCTGCCGGAGATGCCCACGTAGACCGAGTGGATCTCGCAGCCGGCCATCAGCTCGGCCTCTTCCACGGCGCGCTGCACCGACTGGACGGTGGACTCGATATTCACCACCACCCCCTTCTTGAGGCCGGTGGAGGGATGGGAGCCGATGCCCACCACCTCGATCTCACCGTCCTCCCCGGCCTCGCCCACGATGGCGACCACCTTGGAGGTCCCGATATCCAGCCCTACCAGCATCTTGCGCTCGGACTTTTTCGTCATGCCGTGTCAGTTCCCTGTCTGTCGCTCTATTCGGTTGCCGTGTCGGCGTCCCGCCAGCCCAGCGCGAAACCGTTCGGGTAACGCAGGTCGGCACTGGCCAATTCGCGCGACTGCTCGCGCGCGATCAGCGGCCAGGCCTCCAGGAAGCGGGCTACCCGCGCCTCCAGCTGGTCCCGGCCCATTTCCAGGTGGACGGATCGCTCGCCCTCGTCATCACCCTCGGGCAGCAGCTCCGCCCGCCACGCACCGCGCGCATCCCGCTCCAGTACGGCCAGCTCGAAACCGACCGAGGCGAATCGGCGGGCCAGTTGCCGGTAGCCGGCCACCAGTTCCTCCTCGTGGCCGGACACGCCCACCAGCCGGGGCAGGTCGCCCGGGAAGCTGTCCGGATGGGGCCGGAACACCTCCGCCTGCCGGTTGATCAGTGCCGAGTCACCCCAGCGGGCGAGCGGCGCCTGCTCGCGGATGCTCAGTTCCACCGTGTCCGGCCACACCCGCCGCACGGAGGCGCTCGCCACCCAAGGCAGTTGCTCGGCGGCGCGGCGCATGCCGGTGACGTCCAGCCCGAACATGCCGCGGTCCAGGAACGGATCCAGCGCCTCCTCCAGGTCGGCCGGGTCCAAGTACTGCACCGCGCTGTCCAGCCGCACCGTCTGCAACGGGAACCAGTCGCCGCTGCGCAGTTGTTCCAGGGCCGCACTGCCACCGGCCAGGGCCAACAGCAGCGCCGCCGCGCCGGCCGCCCACCCCAACACGGCGCTGCCGCGTTGGCGCGGGGCGCCCCCTGTGGCCGGGTAGCGGGGTGCTGTGGCCGGGTGCATCATGGCCGCACCACCTCCCGCCGGCGGCTGTCCAGCAGGATCCGCCAGCAGAGCTCGTCGAAATCGATCCCTACCGCCTTCGCGCCCATGGGCACCAGCGAGTGGTCAGTCATGCCGGGGATAGTGTTGATCTCCAGCAGCCAGAAACGGCCCTGCCGGTCCCGCATCAGGTCCACCCGGCCCCAGCCACTGGCCCCCGCCACCCGGAAGGCGTCCAGCGCCAGCTGCCGGATCTGCTGCTCCTCGGCCTCGTCCAGGCCGGCCGGGCAGTGGTAGCAGGTGTCGCCGCTGCGGTACTTGGCCTCGAAGTCGTAGAAGCCGCGCGGCGTCTCCAACCGGATCGCGGGCAGTGCCTCTTCACCGAGGATCGCCACGGTGTACTCCTGGCCGTCGATCCAGCGCTCTGCCAGCACCAGGTCGTCGAAGCGGGCGGCCTCGGCGCGGGCGGTCTCCAGGTCCTCCAGCCGCTCCACCCGGGCCATACCGATGCTGGAGCCCTCGTGGGCGGGCTTGATCATCAGCGGCAGGCCGACACTGCCCACCAGCGCCTGCTGGTTGGTCTCCGGCCGCAGCAGCGCCCCCGGCGGCACCGGCAGGTCGGCCCCGCGCCAGAGCAGCTTGGTGCGCCACTTGTCCATGCCGATGGCGCAACCGAGCACGCCACTGCCGGTGTAGGGCACGCCCAGCGCCTCCAGCGCCCCCTGGATAACCCCGTCCTCGCCGCCGCGCCCGTGCAGCGCGATGAAGGCGCGGTCGAACCCGGCCAGGTCCGAGAGCGGCACCTCCGCGGTGTCCACGGCGACGGCATCCACGCCGCGCCGCTGCAGCGCCTCGAACACCGCCCGGCCACTGATCAGGGAGATCTCGCGCTCGGCGGAATCGCCCCCCATCAGTACCGCCACCCGGCCCATTGCCGCCGCCTGTTCGCTGCTCATGACTGCCTCTCCCCGACCACGTGCACCTCGGGCACCAGCGTCACCCCGTGCTGGCGGGCGACCTCGGCTTGCACCTGGTCGATCAGTGCCTCGATATCGGCGGGGCGCGCCCCGCCGGTGTTGATGATGAAGTTGGCGTGGCGCTCCGAGACCTGCGCCCCGCCGCAACGCCGCCCCTTGAGCCCGGCGGCCTCGATCAGCCGGGCCGCATGATCGCCGGGCGGGTTGCGGAACACCGACCCGCAGCTGGGTTCGCCGATAGGCTGGGTGCGGTTGCGTTGGCTCAACAGCGCCTTGACCCGCGCTTTCATCGCCACGGCGTCGCCGGGTGCCAGATCCAGCAACGCGGCGATGAACCACTCGCCCTCGGGCCCGATAACGTGCCGGTAGCCCACCTGGTAATCCTCCGGCCCGCGCCGGCGCAGGGTGCCGCGCCGGTCCACCGTCTCCACCCGGCGCACGCGCGACCAGGTCTCGCCGCCGAAGGCGCCGGCATTCATGGCCAGCGCACCGCCCAGCGTTCCGGGGATACCGGCGAAGAACTCCGCCCCGGCCAGACCCTGCCGGATGCAGTAGCGGGAGAGCCGCCCGCAGGCCACGCCCGCCTCTGCATACACCTGCTCGCCATCGACCCGCAGGGTGTCCAACCCGCCCTGGGTGAGGATGACCGTCCCGCGCAGGCCGCCCTCGCGCACCAGCAGATTGCTGCCCAGCCCGCACCAGAAGAGCGGCTCGTCCTCCGGCAGGCGCTGCAGGAAGGCCACCAGGTCGTCGCGACCGGCCGGGCGGTAGAGCCGCTCCGCCGGCCCACCCGCTCGCCACGAGGTGTAGCGCGCCATGGGCTCCCAGTGGCGCAGTTCACCCGGCTGTATGCGGCGTTCGGCGGCCATCATTCGGCATCCTCCACGCCGTGGCGGCGGGCCAGCTCCGCGGCCGCGCCGCCAATACTGCCGGCACCCAGGGTCAGCACCAGGTCCCCGTCCTGCGCCACCCTCGGCAGCAGGGTCTCCAGTTCGTCCAGGGTCTCGACAAACACCGGGTTGACCTGGCCGCGGGCGCGGATTGCCGCGCACAGGCTGCGGCCGGTGGCCCCGGCCACCGGGGCCTCACCGGCGGCGAAGACCTCCGTGACCACCAGAGCGTCGGCCTCGGCCAGCACCCGTGCGAAGTCCTCGAACAGGTCGCGGGTGCGGCTGTAGCGGTGGGGCTGGAAGACCACCAGTACCCGCCGGCCCGGCCAGCCATCGCGCACCGCCTTGAGCGTGGCGGCGATCTCGCGGGGGTGGTGGCCGTAGTCGTCCACCAGGTTCACGCGGGCGTCGCCGAACTGCAGCGTGCCGTGGTCCTGGAAGCGGCGACCGATGCCCTGGAAGCGCTTCAGCGCGCGCTGGATGGCCGGCACGTCCACGTGCAGCTCCCGGGCCACGGCAATGGCGGCCAGGGCGTTCTGCACGTTGTGCCGTCCGGGCAGGTTCACCTCCACCGGGAAGGTCTCGTCGCCGTCCACCACGGTAAAGCTCGTGCGCCGACCCTGCTGCTGGATATCCACGGCGCGCAAGTCGGCGTCTTCGGCAAAGCCGTAGCTGCGCACCTGGCGTGCGATCTCCGGGCCCAGGTCGCGCAGCACCGGGTCGTCGTGGCAGAGCACCGCCAGCCCGTAGAAGGGCAGGTGGTGCAGGAACTCATCAAAGGTGTGGCGCAGCTGGTCGAAATCGCCGCCGTAGGTCTCCAGGTGATCGGCGTCGATGTTGGTGACCACCGCCATCATCGGCTTCAGGTGCAGGAAGGACGCGTCGCTCTCGTCCGCCTCGGCCACCAGGTAGCGACCACTGCCCAGGCGGGCGTGGCTGGCGGAGCTGTTGAGCCGGCCGCCGATCACGTAGGTGGGGTCCAGCTCGCCCTCGGCCAGCACGCTGGCCACCAGGCTGGTGGTCGTGGTCTTGCCGTGGGTGCCGGCCACGGCGATGCCGTAGCGAAAGCGCATCAGCTCCGCGAGCATCTCGGCCCGGCGCACCACCGGGATGCGGTGTTCGCGGGCGGCCTGCACCTCGGGGTTGTCCTCCTTCACCGCGCTGGAGACCACCACCGCGTCGGCACCCGCCACGTGCCCGGCTTCGTGGCCGAAGACCACCTGCACGCCCAGCCCGCTCAACCGCCGGGTGATGGCGTTCTCCTTGAGGTCGGAGCCGGTCACGGTGAAGCCCAGGTTGTGCAATACCTCGGCAATACCGCCCATGCCCGCACCGCCGATACCGACGAAGTGCAGCTGGCGGACACGGCCAAAGGCGTCCGGGCGGGTGTGGGCCGGGCTCATGTCACCGTTGCTCATCGGGCCTCCTCCAGGCAGATCCGCGCCACGGTGGCCGCGGCGTCCGGCCGCCCCAGCTCGCGCGCGCATGCGGCCATGCGCTGCAGGCGTTGCGGGTCGGCCAACAGGGTCTTGAGTTCCAGCGCCAGGCGCTGGGCGCTGAGCGCCTGCTGCGGCAGCAGGACGCCGGCGCCCGCCTCCACGAACTGGCGCGCATTGGCGGTCTGGTGGTCGTCCACCGCCCCGGGGAGCGGGACCAGGATGGCGGGCACCCCCACCGCCTCCAGCTCGGCCACGGTCAGGGCCCCGGCCCGGCAGATCACCAGGTCCGCCCAGGCCCAGGCCGCCGCCATGTCGTCGATGAACGGCAGCAGGTCGACCGTCACCCCGGCCTGGTCATAGGCCTCGCGCGCCTGCTGCAGCGTGCGCTCACCGGCCTGGTGCCGGACCTCGGGCCGCTCCTCCGGTGCCAGCCGTGCCAGCGCGGCCGGTACCGTGCTGTTCAACGCCAACGCCCCCAGGCTGCCCCCCACCACCATCAGGCGCAGGGGCCGGCGCTCACCCAAGCCGCGCTCGGCCGGCCCCGGCACCCGGCTGATCGCCGCGCGCACCGGATTGCCTACGTGCTCGCCGCCCCGCTCCGGGAGAAGCCCCGGGAAACCGGTGAGCACCCGCCGCGCCAAGCGGCCGAGCAGTCGGTTGGTCAGGCCGGCCACGGCATTCTGCTCGTGGATGATCAGCGGCCGACGAGTGAGCCAGGCGGCCACCGCCCCCGGGCCGGCAGCGTAGCCCCCCATGCCGAGTACCGCCCGCGGCTTGTGCCGGCGAAGCACCGACAACGCCTGCCCCAGGGCCCGCAGCAACACGAAAGGGGCCGCCAACCAGCCGCGCAGGCCATTGCCCCGCAGCCCGCGGACCCGGAGCCACTCGATGGGGATGTCCACCTCGGGTACCACGCGGGCCTCCAGGCCTTGTCGGGTGCCCAGCCACACCACCGGCACACCCTGCTCGCGCAGCCGTTCGGCCACCGCCAGCGCGGGGAAGACGTGGCCACCGGTGCCACCGGCCATGATCAGGACGGGTGCGGTCATGGGCGGGCCCTCCCTGAGGGACGCTTGCGCGGCCGGGGCGGGTTCAGGGCGGCCAGGCGGCACTCGTAGTCCACCCGCAGGATCAGCGCCAGCGCGATACAGGTCATGATCAGGCTGCTGCCCCCGTAACTCATCAGCGGCAACGTCAGCCCCTTGGTGGGCAGCAGCCCCATGGTCACCGCCATGTTGATAAAGGCCTGCAGGCCGATGCTGATGGTCAGGCCCCAGGCCAGGTAGCCACCGAAAGGCCGGCCCGCGCGGAGGCTGGCCAGGCCGATGTGCAGCCCGCGCCAGACGATGTAGGCGAACAGGGCCACCACGGCGACCACCCCCAGCAGGCCCAGCTCCTCGGCCAGCACCGCGAACAGGAAGTCGGTGTGGGCCTCGGGGAGGTAAAAGAGCTTCTGCACGCTGCTCCCCAGCCCTACGCCAAACCACTCCCCGCGACCGATGGCGATCAGCGACTGGGTGAGCTGGAAGCCGGCGTTGAAGGGATCCGCCCACGGGTCGGTGAAGGTAGTCAACCGTTGCCAACGATAGGGCGAGCCGACGATCAGCAGCCATGCGGCACCGGCCAGCATCAGCCCCAGCACGGCGATCCGCCAGAGGGAGGCGCCCGCCA
Coding sequences within it:
- the ftsZ gene encoding cell division protein FtsZ; translated protein: MFELMDNVNQNAVIKVVGVGGGGGNAVQHMVAADIEGVEFICANTDAQALQNVAARTTLQLGSDITKGLGAGANPGVGREAAIEDRERIMEALEGADMVFITAGMGGGTGTGGAPVVAEIAREMGILTVAVVTKPFPFEGGKRMRVAEEGIKELGGHVDSLITIPNEKLISVLGNNMTLLDAFKAANDVLLGAVKGIAELITRPGLINVDFADVRTVMSEMGMAVMGTGSASGEGRAREASERAIACPLLEDVNLAGANGILVNVTAGLDLGINEFNEVGNAVREFASDDATVVVGTVIDPELENELHVTVVATGLGAFQEQRKPDLKPVRKASGDVDYGELDRPTVIRKKAANDRPGAESEGDMEYLDIPAFLRRQAD
- the ftsA gene encoding cell division protein FtsA, with the translated sequence MTKKSERKMLVGLDIGTSKVVAIVGEAGEDGEIEVVGIGSHPSTGLKKGVVVNIESTVQSVQRAVEEAELMAGCEIHSVYVGISGSHIKSMNSHGMVAIKDREVTQSDLDRVLDGARAVAIPADQRILHVLPQEFVIDNQEGIRDPLGMSGVRLEARVHMVTGAVSAAENITKCVRRCNLDVDDVVLQQLASAQAVLTEDERELGVCLVDIGGGTTDIAVFTGGAIRHTAVIPIAGHQVTNDIAVALRTPTQHAEEIKVKYACALSQLANPEESIEVPSVGDRPPRRLSRQSLAAVVEPRYEELLGLVQAELRRSGFEDLIPAGVVLTGGSSKMEGVVDLAEEVFHLPVRAASPTRVTGLSDVVRNPIYSTGVGLLVYGARHEGKPVLADLSEEGGMRALWARMKSWFQGNF
- a CDS encoding cell division protein FtsQ/DivIB, giving the protein MMHPATAPRYPATGGAPRQRGSAVLGWAAGAAALLLALAGGSAALEQLRSGDWFPLQTVRLDSAVQYLDPADLEEALDPFLDRGMFGLDVTGMRRAAEQLPWVASASVRRVWPDTVELSIREQAPLARWGDSALINRQAEVFRPHPDSFPGDLPRLVGVSGHEEELVAGYRQLARRFASVGFELAVLERDARGAWRAELLPEGDDEGERSVHLEMGRDQLEARVARFLEAWPLIAREQSRELASADLRYPNGFALGWRDADTATE
- a CDS encoding D-alanine--D-alanine ligase, with protein sequence MSSEQAAAMGRVAVLMGGDSAEREISLISGRAVFEALQRRGVDAVAVDTAEVPLSDLAGFDRAFIALHGRGGEDGVIQGALEALGVPYTGSGVLGCAIGMDKWRTKLLWRGADLPVPPGALLRPETNQQALVGSVGLPLMIKPAHEGSSIGMARVERLEDLETARAEAARFDDLVLAERWIDGQEYTVAILGEEALPAIRLETPRGFYDFEAKYRSGDTCYHCPAGLDEAEEQQIRQLALDAFRVAGASGWGRVDLMRDRQGRFWLLEINTIPGMTDHSLVPMGAKAVGIDFDELCWRILLDSRRREVVRP
- the murB gene encoding UDP-N-acetylmuramate dehydrogenase — translated: MMAAERRIQPGELRHWEPMARYTSWRAGGPAERLYRPAGRDDLVAFLQRLPEDEPLFWCGLGSNLLVREGGLRGTVILTQGGLDTLRVDGEQVYAEAGVACGRLSRYCIRQGLAGAEFFAGIPGTLGGALAMNAGAFGGETWSRVRRVETVDRRGTLRRRGPEDYQVGYRHVIGPEGEWFIAALLDLAPGDAVAMKARVKALLSQRNRTQPIGEPSCGSVFRNPPGDHAARLIEAAGLKGRRCGGAQVSERHANFIINTGGARPADIEALIDQVQAEVARQHGVTLVPEVHVVGERQS
- the murC gene encoding UDP-N-acetylmuramate--L-alanine ligase, which produces MSNGDMSPAHTRPDAFGRVRQLHFVGIGGAGMGGIAEVLHNLGFTVTGSDLKENAITRRLSGLGVQVVFGHEAGHVAGADAVVVSSAVKEDNPEVQAAREHRIPVVRRAEMLAELMRFRYGIAVAGTHGKTTTTSLVASVLAEGELDPTYVIGGRLNSSASHARLGSGRYLVAEADESDASFLHLKPMMAVVTNIDADHLETYGGDFDQLRHTFDEFLHHLPFYGLAVLCHDDPVLRDLGPEIARQVRSYGFAEDADLRAVDIQQQGRRTSFTVVDGDETFPVEVNLPGRHNVQNALAAIAVARELHVDVPAIQRALKRFQGIGRRFQDHGTLQFGDARVNLVDDYGHHPREIAATLKAVRDGWPGRRVLVVFQPHRYSRTRDLFEDFARVLAEADALVVTEVFAAGEAPVAGATGRSLCAAIRARGQVNPVFVETLDELETLLPRVAQDGDLVLTLGAGSIGGAAAELARRHGVEDAE
- the murG gene encoding undecaprenyldiphospho-muramoylpentapeptide beta-N-acetylglucosaminyltransferase, with product MTAPVLIMAGGTGGHVFPALAVAERLREQGVPVVWLGTRQGLEARVVPEVDIPIEWLRVRGLRGNGLRGWLAAPFVLLRALGQALSVLRRHKPRAVLGMGGYAAGPGAVAAWLTRRPLIIHEQNAVAGLTNRLLGRLARRVLTGFPGLLPERGGEHVGNPVRAAISRVPGPAERGLGERRPLRLMVVGGSLGALALNSTVPAALARLAPEERPEVRHQAGERTLQQAREAYDQAGVTVDLLPFIDDMAAAWAWADLVICRAGALTVAELEAVGVPAILVPLPGAVDDHQTANARQFVEAGAGVLLPQQALSAQRLALELKTLLADPQRLQRMAACARELGRPDAAATVARICLEEAR
- the ftsW gene encoding putative lipid II flippase FtsW, which codes for MAELLQRVRLDWGQTGSLRWALLDWHLLFAVLAVAGLGLVMVGSASVSIAEGVTGNPFFYLNRQAAFMAVALLAGVVVLHVSLDQFYRAGPVLLVLGFLLLVAVLIPGVGREVNGATRWIPLGVINLQVAEVARICFIIYLAGYCVRRYAELPNTNGAFAIPLAVFSFAAFLLLAQPDFGTALVLMVTALAVLFLAGASLWRIAVLGLMLAGAAWLLIVGSPYRWQRLTTFTDPWADPFNAGFQLTQSLIAIGRGEWFGVGLGSSVQKLFYLPEAHTDFLFAVLAEELGLLGVVAVVALFAYIVWRGLHIGLASLRAGRPFGGYLAWGLTISIGLQAFINMAVTMGLLPTKGLTLPLMSYGGSSLIMTCIALALILRVDYECRLAALNPPRPRKRPSGRARP